A DNA window from Synchiropus splendidus isolate RoL2022-P1 chromosome 2, RoL_Sspl_1.0, whole genome shotgun sequence contains the following coding sequences:
- the LOC128753410 gene encoding vascular cell adhesion protein 1-like has translation MFYLVFGFILLSSGHDFLVCSQCVPGCADKPHFSTSILAVELGGPANASCRLCRHDCLNSTIFGLEVPEGKFVKNGTELAWTVDRFTQWKANLMCHYTLSHRKQCCANLPVVSYRPPQNISLSLESGPVMEGQRVTLHCSVSGVAFVGSLNLTIYRENALVHQMTRKSQTRDRRDWTSEHIFNASKEDQATRFWCEADLGLEVGAGQHSVVFQSNTITAEVYYKPRLKGPQQSVTITLRAGDRLQLNCSAEGNPAPNYTWTHQASPHPLSHDGVLSVEAVTSGSEGHYDCSARNAAGATTFRVTVVVQKDYTYVIIGVVLGAVALAAAIFAVIYTRYYSLNRTGQYNLIDVFHFTCSKTRD, from the exons ATGTTTTACCTAGTTTTTGGGTTCATTTTGTTGAGCTCCGGCCACGACTTCCTGGTCTGTTCTCAGTGCG TTCCGGGCTGTGCGGACAAGCCGCACTTCAGCACCAGCATCCTGGCTGTGGAGCTGGGAGGGCCGGCCAACGCCAGCTGCCGGCTGTGTCGCCACGACTGCTTAAACAGCACCATCTTCGGCCTGGAGGTGCCTGAAGGGAagtttgtgaaaaatggaaCTGAACTCGCCTGGACTGTGGACAGATTCACTCAATGGAAAGCAAACCTCATGTGTCACTACACTCTGAGCCACCGCAAACAGTGTTGTGCCAACCTGCCTGTGGTCTCCTATC GGCCTCCACAGAACATCTCCTTGTCTTTGGAAAGTGGGCCGGTGATGGAGGGTCAGCGCGTGACTCTGCACTGCAGCGTCAGCGGTGTCGCTTTTGTCGGGTCGCTCAATCTGACCATCTACCGAGAGAATGCCTTGGTTCATCAAATGACCCGGAAGAGTCAGACTCGGGACCGTCGGGATTGGACTTCAGAGCACATCTTCAACGCCAGCAAAGAGGATCAGGCGACTCGGTTCTGGTGTGAGGCCGACCTGGGCCTGGAGGTTGGAGCAGGACAGCACTCTGTGGTGTTCCAGTCCAACACCATCACCGCCGAGGTTTACT ACAAGCCGCGGCTCAAGGGCCCTCAACAGTCCGTCACAATTACCCTGCGTGCCGGGGACCGACTCCAACTCAACTGCTCTGCGGAGGGGAACCCGGCTCCCAACTACACCTGGACTCACCAGGCCTCTCCTCACCCGCTCTCCCACGACGGCGTCCTCTCTGTGGAGGCGGTGACTTCAGGAAGTGAGGGGCACTACGACTGCTCCGCCAGGAACGCCGCTGGGGCCACGACCTTCAGGGTCACTGTGGTTGTTCAAA AGGACTACACGTACGTCATCATCGGAGTGGTGCTGGGCGCCGTGGCCCTGGCCGCCGCCATCTTCGCCGTCATATACACCCGCTACTACAGCCTGAACCGCACCGGGCAGTACAACCTGATCGATGTCTTTCATTTCACATGCAGCAAGACTCGTGACTGA
- the cdc37 gene encoding hsp90 co-chaperone Cdc37, with protein sequence MSSSAIDYSAWDHIEVSDNEDETCPFVDTPSLFRMRHRARLERMAAFQQRGEELEVNYVECKRMLEEARQRLCTLEDGDAEKKSVEVELHKLEKDKQTFEQMIEGYKREERRLPWNVDTICKDGFDKSVLNTKPADPEEKEKVEAHKSFAEKYSSEIKHFGMLRRWDDSQQFLSDNPHLLCEETANCLVVICVDLEIDEKPALMEQVAHQAIVLHFILDLSKALKLDPRGCFRQFFSRIKTADKSYLEQFEQELDQLKERVRSCAKARVHDTMKELEEEERQKRLGPGLLDPLEVYNSLPKEMQRSFDEKNVQLLHDVINSMDPQEAKFHMLRCIDSGLWVPEPGEEEEEGDGDEEEDAQPGSQSSLTSPLRRMRSDGRPVCD encoded by the exons ATGAGCTCCTCGGCCATCGACTACAGCGCCTGGGACCACATCGAGGTTTCGGACAACGAGGACGAGACCTGTCCGTTCGTGGACACGCCGAGCCTGTTCCGGATGAGACACCGG GCTCGACTGGAGCGAATGGCTGCCTtccagcagagaggagaagagctggaggtcaACTATGTGGAGTGCAAAAGGATGCTGGAGGAGGCCCGGCAGCGACTCTGCACGCTGGAGGACGGAGATGCTGAGAAGAAGAGTGTGGAGGTCGAGCTCCACAAACTGGAGAAGGATAAACAGACGTTTGAGCAAATGATAGAAGGATACaagcgagaggagagacggcTTCCCTGGAACGTGGACACCATCTGCAAGGACGGCTTCGACAAG AGCGTCCTCAACACAAAGCCAGCCGAtccagaggaaaaggaaaaggtGGAGGCGCACAAAAGCTTCGCAGAGAAATATTCCAGCGAAATCAAACACTTTG GGATGCTGCGTCGCTGGGACGACAGCCAGCAGTTTCTTTCCGACAACCCCCACCTGCTGTGTGAGGAGACAGCCAACTGCCTCGTGGTCATCTGTGTGGACCTGGAGATCGATGAG AAGCCGGCGCTGATGGAGCAGGTGGCCCACCAGGCCATCGTCCTGCACTTCATCCTGGACTTGTCTaaagctctgaagctggacccCCGAGGCTGCTTCAGGCAGTTCTTCTCCAGAATCAAG ACTGCAGACAAGAGCTACCTGGAGCAGTTCGAGCAGGAGCTGGACCAGCTGAAGGAGCGGGTCCGCAGCTGCGCCAAAGCTCGCGTCCACGACACcatgaaggagctggaggaagaggagagacagaagaggcTGGGTCCAGGTCTGCTGGACCCGCTGGAGGTCTACAACTCACTGCCCAAG GAGATGCAGAGAAGCTTCGATGAGAAGAACGTCCAGCTGCTTCATGACGTCATCAACTCCATGGACCCACAA GAGGCCAAGTTCCACATGCTGAGGTGCATCGATTCAGGGCTGTGGGTGCCAgagcctggagaggaggaggaggagggcgatgGGGACGAGGAGGAAGACGCTCAACCTGGATCTCAAAGTAGTCTG ACGTCGCCGCTGAGAAGGATGAGGAGCGACGGACGCCCCGTGTGTGActga